The genomic segment TTATTCTGTAAATACATTGAAAGCCCCTTGGGTCTAGTTCTTTTTTAGCTTGCTGCGCGTAAAGATCTCCGTCAGTTTTTGTTTGGTGTGCTGCGGAAAATCTCCCTTCATCATCCAATCGTAATATTGAGGCTCTGCCTTCAGAACATCTGCAACAGCTTTCCCTTTATATTTTCCAAAGTTAAACACCTCTACACCATTGTCCATAACAAACCGGCGGGCAAAATCCACGATCACTTCTTCACCAATAGTTTTATTGATCGACTCTACAGAGGTGCCTAATTCCGGGTACCGGGCAATTTGAGCCATCAGCACTTCATGTGTGGCAGAAGCATCTGCCTCTGCAGAATGCGCACCATCCAGAACCTTATCGCAATAAAACCGGTAGGCAGCAGCCAGCGTGCGTTGTTCCATTTTGTGGAAGATATTCTGTACATCCACCAACCGGCGCCCACGCATATCAAAATCCACCCCAACCCGTAAGAATTCCTCTACCAGCAGCGGCACATCAAAACGGTTAGAGTTGTAGCCCGCAATATCACAACCATCCAGCACCTGTTTCAATTCCTGCGCCACCTGCGCAAATGTAGGCGCATCCTTCACCATTTCGTCTGTAATCCCGTGTATGTCCGTATTTGCTTTGGGAATGGGCATTTCCGGATTGATCAGCTTTCTCTTTACATTCCGCGTTCCGTCGGGCAGTATTTTTACAATGGCAATTTCTACGATGCGGTCGGAACCCAGGTTCACTCCTGTGGTCTCCAGGTCAATAAAAGCAAGGGGCTTGGTAAGTTGTAACATGTATCCTTTTTAAAAATTTAAAGATAGGGCATTTTCTGCTGTAGCTGAATTTCTCCGCTTAAATTTTTCTACCAAAAAAGTGGGAAATCATAATTTTCGTATATATTTGCACCG from the Niabella agricola genome contains:
- a CDS encoding 3'-5' exonuclease, which produces MLQLTKPLAFIDLETTGVNLGSDRIVEIAIVKILPDGTRNVKRKLINPEMPIPKANTDIHGITDEMVKDAPTFAQVAQELKQVLDGCDIAGYNSNRFDVPLLVEEFLRVGVDFDMRGRRLVDVQNIFHKMEQRTLAAAYRFYCDKVLDGAHSAEADASATHEVLMAQIARYPELGTSVESINKTIGEEVIVDFARRFVMDNGVEVFNFGKYKGKAVADVLKAEPQYYDWMMKGDFPQHTKQKLTEIFTRSKLKKN